One window from the genome of Streptomyces sp. NBC_01476 encodes:
- a CDS encoding DUF4031 domain-containing protein: MAVYIDPPSWPGHGHLWSHLVSDTSYDELHAFAARLGAPPRAFERDHYDIPAVRYADAVRLGAVEVTSKELLRRLTEAGLRRRKPPKNALRLVHDVPLPDFDENG; encoded by the coding sequence ATGGCCGTCTACATCGACCCGCCGAGCTGGCCCGGCCACGGGCACCTGTGGTCGCACCTGGTCAGCGACACGTCCTACGACGAGCTGCACGCGTTCGCGGCGCGGCTCGGTGCGCCGCCCCGCGCGTTCGAGCGGGACCATTACGACATACCTGCGGTGCGGTACGCCGACGCGGTCAGGCTCGGGGCGGTGGAGGTCACCAGCAAGGAGTTGCTGCGCCGCTTGACCGAGGCGGGGTTGCGGCGTCGGAAGCCGCCCAAGAACGCGCTGCGGTTGGTCCATGACGTGCCGCTGCCGGACTTCGACGAAAACGGGTGA
- a CDS encoding cold-shock protein: MAQGTVKWFNAEKGYGFIAVDGGADVFVHYSAIQMDGYRTLEEGQRVEFEISQGQKGPQADMVRLAG; the protein is encoded by the coding sequence ATGGCTCAGGGCACCGTCAAGTGGTTCAACGCGGAGAAGGGCTACGGCTTCATCGCGGTCGACGGTGGTGCGGATGTCTTCGTCCACTACAGCGCGATCCAGATGGACGGCTACCGCACCCTCGAAGAAGGCCAGCGAGTCGAGTTCGAGATCTCGCAGGGTCAGAAGGGGCCGCAGGCGGACATGGTCCGGCTGGCAGGCTGA
- the murQ gene encoding N-acetylmuramic acid 6-phosphate etherase translates to MTQYTELRRELETLTTEAFRPELAEIDRLSTLEIARTMNAEDSTVPAAVAGALPAIAAAIDGIAERMARGGRLIYAGAGTAGRLGVLDASECPPTFNTTPGREVVGLIAGGPQAMVTSVEGAEDSKEFAAADLAALHLTADDSVVGISASGRTPYALGAVEYARAAGALTVGLACNARSPLAAAADHGIEVVVGPELVVGSTRLKSGTAQKLVLNMLSTITMIRLGKTYGNLMVDVRASNEKLRARSRRIVALATGAGDAAIEAALTATEGEVKPAILTLLAKVDAPTANRLLAATNGHLRQALATATP, encoded by the coding sequence ATGACCCAGTACACCGAGCTGCGCCGCGAGTTGGAGACGCTGACCACCGAGGCGTTCCGGCCCGAGCTCGCCGAGATCGACCGGCTCTCCACCCTGGAGATCGCCCGGACCATGAACGCCGAGGACAGCACCGTGCCGGCCGCGGTGGCCGGAGCGCTGCCGGCCATCGCGGCGGCGATCGACGGCATCGCCGAACGCATGGCGCGCGGCGGCCGGTTGATCTACGCGGGTGCCGGCACGGCAGGGCGGCTCGGCGTGCTCGACGCGAGCGAGTGCCCGCCGACCTTCAACACCACCCCCGGGCGCGAGGTCGTGGGGCTGATCGCGGGCGGCCCGCAGGCGATGGTCACCTCCGTCGAAGGGGCCGAGGACAGCAAGGAGTTCGCGGCGGCGGACCTCGCGGCGCTGCACCTCACCGCCGACGACAGCGTGGTCGGCATCTCGGCGTCCGGCCGCACCCCTTACGCGCTCGGCGCGGTCGAATACGCGCGCGCCGCCGGGGCGTTGACGGTCGGGCTCGCCTGCAACGCGCGCTCACCGCTGGCCGCGGCGGCCGACCACGGCATCGAGGTGGTGGTCGGACCGGAACTGGTCGTCGGTTCCACGCGGCTGAAGTCCGGCACCGCCCAGAAGCTCGTGCTCAACATGCTCTCGACGATCACGATGATCCGGCTCGGCAAGACGTACGGGAATCTGATGGTCGACGTCCGTGCCTCCAACGAGAAGCTGCGGGCGCGCTCCCGCCGGATCGTGGCGCTCGCCACCGGGGCGGGTGACGCGGCCATCGAGGCGGCCCTGACCGCCACGGAGGGCGAGGTCAAGCCGGCGATCCTCACCTTGCTGGCGAAGGTCGACGCCCCCACTGCGAACCGCCTGCTCGCCGCCACCAACGGCCACCTCCGCCAGGCCCTGGCCACCGCCACCCCCTAA
- a CDS encoding low temperature requirement protein A: MRGRDPAEEHRASTPLELLFDLTFVVAVSQAAAELHHALSEGHTRTALAGYAAVFFAIWWAWMNFTWFASAYDTDDVPYRLLTLLQMSGALVLAAGVHAAFDGDFAVVVIGYVIMRVAMVTQWLRAAREHPDGRTAALLYAAGIALVQAGWIARLWVPGGWAYATFAVLAAAELTVPAWAEKRGRATSWHPGHIAERYGLFTLIVLGEVILASLAAVQSAVTERGLSAELLLIAIGGLLLVFSLWWIYFTGSEATLPTLRAALSWGYGHYLVFACVAAIGAGLESALDSTEHHGDLSPRGAALSVAVPVAVVVLLLGVLHEMTGTGAVGHRLLVVAGAAVVLALAFSVPGIGVGGAVLGMGLAVAATLAANLTVRHRRAMAGARA; this comes from the coding sequence ATGCGGGGCCGCGACCCCGCCGAGGAGCACCGGGCCTCCACCCCGCTGGAACTCCTCTTCGACCTGACCTTCGTGGTCGCGGTCTCCCAGGCCGCCGCCGAACTCCACCACGCCCTGTCCGAAGGCCACACCCGCACCGCGCTGGCCGGATACGCCGCCGTCTTCTTCGCCATCTGGTGGGCGTGGATGAACTTCACCTGGTTCGCCTCCGCGTACGACACCGACGACGTGCCCTACCGGCTGCTGACCCTGCTGCAGATGAGCGGCGCCCTCGTCCTGGCCGCCGGGGTGCACGCGGCCTTCGACGGCGACTTCGCCGTGGTCGTCATCGGCTATGTGATCATGCGGGTGGCGATGGTCACCCAATGGCTGCGGGCCGCACGCGAACACCCCGACGGCCGGACCGCCGCACTCCTGTACGCCGCCGGGATCGCACTGGTGCAGGCCGGGTGGATCGCGCGGCTGTGGGTGCCGGGCGGCTGGGCGTACGCGACCTTCGCGGTGCTGGCGGCGGCCGAACTGACCGTGCCGGCCTGGGCGGAGAAACGGGGCCGGGCGACCAGCTGGCACCCGGGCCACATCGCCGAGCGGTACGGCCTGTTCACCCTCATCGTGCTGGGCGAGGTCATCCTCGCCTCACTGGCGGCCGTGCAGTCCGCGGTGACCGAGCGCGGTCTGTCCGCGGAGCTGCTGCTGATCGCCATCGGCGGGCTGCTGCTGGTGTTCAGCCTCTGGTGGATCTACTTCACCGGTTCCGAGGCCACCCTGCCGACCTTGCGTGCCGCACTGAGCTGGGGATACGGCCACTACCTGGTCTTCGCCTGCGTCGCGGCGATCGGGGCGGGCCTGGAGAGCGCGCTGGACAGCACCGAGCACCACGGGGATCTCTCCCCCCGGGGCGCCGCGCTGTCGGTGGCCGTACCGGTCGCGGTCGTCGTGCTGCTGCTGGGCGTCCTGCACGAGATGACCGGCACCGGCGCGGTCGGGCACCGGCTGCTGGTGGTGGCCGGCGCGGCCGTGGTGCTGGCACTGGCCTTCAGCGTGCCGGGCATCGGCGTGGGCGGCGCGGTGCTGGGCATGGGCCTGGCCGTCGCGGCCACCCTCGCCGCCAATCTGACCGTCCGCCACCGCCGGGCGATGGCCGGCGCCCGGGCCTGA
- a CDS encoding DUF397 domain-containing protein: protein MELKYSRTAVMWRKSSHSGGDGGNCIEASDSLTNSSWRKSSYSGGSGGNCIEASDSLTSANWRKSTYSAGDGGDCVEVADNLPDVIPVRDSKDPHGPALTFTPAAWTAFVTAAANGEFPTV from the coding sequence ATGGAACTCAAGTACAGCCGGACGGCGGTGATGTGGCGTAAGAGCAGCCACAGTGGCGGCGACGGCGGCAACTGCATCGAGGCCAGCGACAGCCTGACGAACTCGAGTTGGCGCAAGAGCAGCTACAGCGGCGGCAGTGGCGGCAACTGCATCGAGGCCAGCGACAGCCTCACCTCGGCCAACTGGCGCAAGAGCACGTACAGCGCCGGCGACGGTGGCGACTGCGTGGAGGTCGCCGACAACCTCCCGGACGTCATCCCGGTCCGCGACAGCAAGGACCCGCACGGCCCCGCGCTCACCTTCACCCCGGCCGCCTGGACGGCGTTCGTCACCGCCGCCGCCAACGGCGAGTTCCCCACCGTCTGA
- the groL gene encoding chaperonin GroEL (60 kDa chaperone family; promotes refolding of misfolded polypeptides especially under stressful conditions; forms two stacked rings of heptamers to form a barrel-shaped 14mer; ends can be capped by GroES; misfolded proteins enter the barrel where they are refolded when GroES binds), producing MAKIIAFDEEARRGLERGMNQLADAVKVTLGPKGRNVVLEKKWGAPTITNDGVSIAKEIELEDPYEKIGAELVKEVAKKTDDVAGDGTTTATVLAQALVREGLRNVAAGANPMALKRGIEKAVEAVSAALLEQAKDVETKEQIASTASISAADTQIGELIAEAMDKVGKEGVITVEESQTFGLELELTEGMRFDKGFISAYFATDLERMEATLDDPYILIVNSKISSVKDLLPLLEKVMQSGKPLLIIAEDVEGEALSTLVVNKIRGTFKSVAVKAPGFGDRRKAMLGDIAILTGGTVISEEVGLKLENAGLDLLGRARTVVITKDETTIVDGAGDSDQVAGRVNQIRAEIENSDSDYDREKLQERLAKLAGGVAVIKAGAATEVELKERKHRIEDAVRNAKAAVEEGIVAGGGVALLQATAVFEKLELEGDEATGANAVKLALEAPLKQIAVNGGLEGGVIVEKVRNLPVGHGLNAATGEYVDMIAEGIIDPAKVTRSALQNAASIAALFLTTEAVIADKPEKAAPAGAPGGMPGGDMDF from the coding sequence ATGGCTAAGATCATCGCGTTCGACGAGGAGGCGCGGCGCGGACTCGAGCGCGGTATGAACCAGCTCGCCGACGCCGTCAAGGTCACCCTCGGCCCGAAGGGCCGGAACGTCGTCCTCGAAAAGAAGTGGGGCGCCCCCACGATCACCAACGATGGTGTCTCCATCGCCAAGGAGATCGAGCTCGAGGACCCGTACGAGAAGATCGGCGCCGAGCTGGTCAAGGAAGTCGCCAAGAAGACGGACGACGTCGCCGGCGACGGTACGACCACCGCGACCGTGCTCGCCCAGGCCCTGGTCCGGGAAGGCCTGCGCAACGTTGCCGCCGGCGCCAACCCGATGGCCCTCAAGCGCGGCATCGAGAAGGCCGTCGAGGCCGTCTCCGCCGCCCTGCTGGAGCAGGCCAAGGACGTGGAGACCAAGGAGCAGATCGCTTCCACCGCCTCCATCTCCGCCGCTGACACCCAGATCGGCGAGCTGATCGCCGAGGCCATGGACAAGGTCGGCAAGGAAGGCGTCATCACCGTCGAGGAGTCGCAGACCTTCGGTCTTGAGCTTGAGCTCACCGAGGGCATGCGCTTCGACAAGGGCTTCATCTCCGCCTACTTCGCCACCGACCTGGAGCGGATGGAGGCGACGCTCGACGACCCGTACATCCTGATCGTCAACTCCAAGATCTCCTCGGTGAAGGACCTCCTCCCGCTGCTGGAGAAGGTCATGCAGTCCGGCAAGCCGCTGCTGATCATCGCCGAGGACGTCGAGGGCGAGGCGCTCTCCACCCTGGTCGTCAACAAGATCCGCGGCACCTTCAAGTCCGTCGCCGTCAAGGCCCCGGGCTTCGGTGACCGCCGCAAGGCCATGCTCGGCGACATCGCCATCCTCACCGGCGGCACGGTCATCTCCGAGGAGGTCGGCCTGAAGCTGGAGAACGCGGGCCTCGACCTGCTCGGCCGCGCCCGTACCGTGGTCATCACCAAGGACGAGACCACGATCGTGGACGGCGCCGGTGACAGCGACCAGGTCGCCGGCCGGGTCAACCAGATCCGTGCCGAGATCGAGAACAGCGACTCCGACTACGACCGCGAGAAGCTCCAGGAGCGCCTCGCGAAGCTGGCCGGCGGCGTGGCCGTCATCAAGGCCGGCGCCGCGACCGAGGTCGAGCTGAAGGAGCGCAAGCACCGCATCGAGGACGCGGTGCGCAACGCCAAGGCCGCCGTCGAGGAGGGCATCGTCGCCGGTGGTGGCGTGGCCCTGCTGCAGGCGACCGCGGTCTTCGAGAAGCTGGAGCTCGAAGGCGACGAGGCGACCGGTGCCAACGCCGTCAAGCTCGCGCTGGAGGCCCCGCTGAAGCAGATCGCCGTCAACGGTGGTCTCGAAGGCGGCGTCATCGTCGAGAAGGTGCGGAACCTGCCCGTCGGCCACGGCCTCAACGCCGCGACCGGTGAGTACGTCGACATGATCGCCGAGGGCATCATCGACCCGGCGAAGGTCACCCGCTCCGCCCTGCAGAACGCGGCCTCCATCGCCGCGCTCTTCCTCACCACCGAGGCCGTCATCGCCGACAAGCCGGAGAAGGCCGCCCCGGCCGGCGCGCCGGGCGGTATGCCCGGCGGTGACATGGACTTCTGA
- a CDS encoding MurR/RpiR family transcriptional regulator, with translation MTYSVKETFSPSVRALRGVPGASDTPVTTPGPGALAAKVRTLGPSMTRSMQRVAEAVAGDPAGCAHLTVTALAVRTGTSEATVVRTARLLGYPGYRDLRLALAALAAQQAAGAAPAVTADIAVDDPLAEVVTKLAAEEQQTLADTAAQLDMTQLEAAVAALSGARRIDVYGVGASSLVGQDLAQKLLRIGLIAHSHTDPHLAVTNAVQLRAGDVALAITHSGSTHDVVDPLRAAFDGGATTIAITGRADGTVTQYADVVLTTATSRESELRPAAMSSRTGQLLVVDCLFIGVAQRTYEAAAPALSASYEALAHRHTPRAGRA, from the coding sequence GTGACCTACAGCGTGAAGGAAACTTTCTCCCCGAGCGTCCGCGCCCTCCGCGGCGTGCCCGGCGCGTCCGACACACCCGTCACGACCCCCGGCCCGGGGGCCCTCGCCGCCAAGGTCCGCACGCTCGGCCCGTCGATGACCCGCTCCATGCAGCGGGTCGCCGAAGCCGTCGCGGGCGACCCGGCCGGCTGCGCCCACCTCACCGTCACCGCGCTCGCCGTACGCACCGGCACGAGCGAGGCGACCGTCGTCCGTACCGCCCGGCTGCTGGGCTACCCCGGCTACCGCGACCTGCGCCTCGCCCTGGCCGCGCTGGCCGCCCAGCAGGCGGCCGGCGCCGCACCCGCCGTCACCGCGGACATCGCGGTGGACGACCCGCTCGCCGAGGTCGTCACCAAACTCGCCGCCGAGGAGCAGCAGACCCTCGCCGACACCGCCGCCCAGCTCGACATGACCCAGCTCGAAGCGGCCGTCGCCGCGCTCTCCGGCGCCCGCCGGATCGACGTCTACGGGGTCGGCGCCTCCAGCCTGGTCGGCCAGGACCTCGCGCAGAAGCTGCTGCGGATAGGGCTGATCGCGCACTCCCACACCGACCCGCACCTGGCGGTCACCAACGCCGTCCAGCTGCGGGCCGGCGACGTCGCCCTGGCGATCACGCACTCCGGCAGCACGCACGACGTCGTGGACCCGCTGCGCGCCGCGTTCGACGGCGGCGCGACCACCATCGCGATCACCGGCCGCGCGGACGGTACGGTCACGCAGTACGCCGACGTGGTCCTCACCACCGCCACCTCGCGGGAGAGCGAACTGCGGCCGGCCGCGATGTCCAGCAGGACCGGGCAACTCCTGGTCGTGGACTGCCTCTTCATAGGTGTGGCGCAGCGTACGTACGAGGCGGCCGCACCGGCGCTGTCCGCGTCGTACGAGGCACTGGCGCACCGCCACACCCCGCGTGCGGGCCGCGCCTAG
- the thrC gene encoding threonine synthase, with protein sequence MAVQTIAASHDTSSPAPFGPAAALSCRECGARFPLSPVFACEECFGPLEVAYDLPVGDPEGLRRRIEAGPTSIWRYAPLLPVAADVAEHPNLNPGWTKLVKADNLARELGITGGLYVKDDSGNPTHSFKDRVVAIALEAARTFGLTTLSCSSTGNLAGAVGAAAARAGLRSCVFIPHDLEAGKVVMAAVYGGQLVGIEGSYDEVNRFCSELIGDPIGEGWGFVNVNLRPYYGEGSKTLAYEIAEQLGWRLPDNLVIPIASGSQLTKIDKGLQELIKLGLVEEKPYKIYGAQAEGCSPVSAAYKAGVDVVRPVKPDTIAKSLAIGNPADGPYVLDITRRTGGAVEDVNDEQVVDAIKLLARTEGIFGETAGGVTVGVLQKLIETGQLDPAAETVVLNTGDGLKTLDAVAPTTGPTAIIRPTLAAFREAGLA encoded by the coding sequence ATGGCTGTGCAGACCATCGCCGCCTCCCACGACACCTCCAGCCCCGCCCCCTTCGGACCCGCCGCCGCGCTGTCCTGCCGGGAGTGCGGAGCCCGCTTCCCGCTGAGCCCGGTGTTCGCCTGCGAGGAGTGTTTCGGCCCCCTCGAAGTGGCCTACGACCTCCCGGTCGGCGACCCGGAGGGCCTGCGCCGGCGGATCGAGGCCGGCCCGACCAGCATCTGGCGGTACGCGCCGCTGCTGCCGGTGGCCGCCGATGTGGCGGAGCACCCCAATCTCAACCCCGGCTGGACGAAGCTCGTCAAGGCCGACAACCTCGCCCGTGAACTGGGCATCACCGGCGGCCTGTACGTCAAGGACGACTCCGGCAACCCGACGCACTCCTTCAAGGACCGCGTCGTCGCCATCGCCCTGGAAGCCGCCCGCACCTTCGGACTCACCACCCTGTCCTGCTCCTCCACCGGCAATCTGGCCGGTGCGGTGGGCGCCGCCGCGGCCCGCGCGGGCCTGCGCAGCTGCGTCTTCATCCCGCACGACCTGGAGGCCGGCAAGGTCGTCATGGCCGCGGTCTACGGCGGCCAACTGGTCGGTATCGAGGGCTCGTACGACGAGGTCAACCGCTTCTGCTCGGAGTTGATCGGCGACCCGATCGGCGAGGGCTGGGGCTTCGTCAATGTGAACCTCCGCCCCTACTACGGCGAGGGCTCCAAGACGCTCGCCTACGAGATCGCCGAGCAGCTCGGCTGGCGCCTGCCGGACAACCTGGTCATCCCGATCGCCTCCGGCTCCCAGCTCACCAAGATCGACAAGGGTCTGCAGGAGCTGATCAAGCTCGGCCTGGTCGAGGAGAAGCCGTACAAGATCTACGGCGCCCAGGCGGAGGGCTGTTCCCCGGTGTCCGCGGCCTACAAAGCCGGTGTCGACGTGGTGCGGCCGGTGAAGCCGGACACCATCGCCAAGTCGCTGGCGATCGGCAACCCGGCGGACGGCCCGTACGTCCTGGACATCACCCGCCGTACCGGCGGGGCGGTCGAGGATGTGAACGACGAGCAGGTGGTCGACGCGATCAAGCTGCTGGCGCGGACCGAGGGGATCTTCGGGGAGACGGCCGGCGGGGTGACCGTGGGTGTGCTGCAGAAGCTGATCGAGACCGGGCAGCTCGACCCGGCCGCCGAGACCGTCGTGCTCAACACCGGCGACGGCCTGAAGACCCTGGACGCGGTCGCGCCCACCACCGGACCGACCGCGATCATCCGCCCGACCCTTGCCGCGTTCCGAGAGGCTGGCCTCGCATGA
- a CDS encoding glucosyl-3-phosphoglycerate synthase: protein MLDEVEGWLARRSWSAADRPLEQLLAAKRAAGDRGTVSVVLPALDEEATVGGIVGAIRRDLMAPAAPLVDELIVIDSGSRDGTARVAAAAGARVVLRDTILPRLPAVPGKGDVLWRSLLVARGEIVCFVDADLREFDSRFVSGIVGPLLTEPAVQLVKAMYERPLETGGETLPAGGGRVTELVARPLLNLHWPRLAGFVQPLGGEYAARRSLLERLPFPVGYGVELGMLIDALGLVGLDALAQVDVGVRHHRHQDTAALGRMAAAIYRTAQLRLSRGPLVRPRLTQFTRSPDGFTPHTHPVDTEERPPMGSIREYVALRAA from the coding sequence GTGCTCGATGAGGTGGAGGGCTGGCTGGCCCGCCGGTCGTGGTCGGCGGCCGACCGGCCGCTGGAGCAGCTGCTCGCGGCGAAGCGGGCGGCGGGCGACCGCGGCACGGTCAGCGTGGTGCTGCCGGCGCTCGACGAGGAGGCCACCGTCGGCGGGATCGTCGGTGCGATCCGCCGTGACCTGATGGCGCCCGCGGCACCGCTGGTGGACGAGCTGATCGTGATCGACTCGGGTTCCCGCGACGGTACGGCCCGGGTCGCGGCGGCGGCCGGGGCGCGGGTGGTGCTGCGGGACACGATCCTGCCGCGGCTGCCGGCGGTGCCCGGCAAGGGCGACGTGCTGTGGCGGTCGCTGCTGGTGGCCCGTGGCGAGATCGTCTGCTTCGTGGACGCGGACCTGCGTGAATTCGACTCACGGTTCGTCTCCGGCATCGTCGGCCCGCTGCTCACCGAGCCGGCCGTGCAGCTGGTCAAGGCGATGTACGAGCGTCCGCTGGAGACCGGCGGCGAGACGCTGCCGGCCGGCGGCGGCCGGGTCACCGAGCTGGTCGCCCGCCCGCTGCTGAACCTGCACTGGCCGCGGCTGGCCGGCTTCGTCCAGCCGCTGGGCGGGGAGTACGCGGCGCGGCGCTCGCTGCTGGAACGGCTGCCGTTCCCGGTGGGCTACGGGGTGGAGCTGGGCATGCTGATCGACGCGCTGGGCCTGGTCGGCCTGGACGCGCTCGCCCAGGTGGACGTCGGCGTACGGCACCACCGGCATCAGGACACGGCGGCGCTGGGCCGGATGGCGGCGGCGATCTACCGCACGGCGCAGCTCCGCCTCTCCCGCGGCCCCCTGGTCCGCCCCCGCCTCACCCAGTTCACCCGCTCCCCCGACGGCTTCACCCCCCACACCCACCCCGTCGACACGGAAGAGCGACCTCCGATGGGGTCCATCCGCGAATACGTGGCCCTGCGGGCCGCCTGA
- a CDS encoding helix-turn-helix domain-containing protein: MANRNPKIKRQPTTPTMSSRAMYGAELRFKREQAGLSQEELGAALFLSRSHIARFESGSRRLPVGCAEVLDELLDAGGFFQRNLEAGRATPYPEHFADVAELETLALSIREWEPLVVPGLLQTEAYALAVIRGWDPVLNHAEVKKRLDARVDRARLFDNADKPMYWAVLNEATLRCPVGGPEAMTEQLRHLAAMIRRNRVIIQVLPFSAGSHAGMEGALRLMSFEDDAPMAYLSGMDSGRLSDDPAAVKRYSLAYDLLGAAARSPEASLNLIEAVAEEYEHGTQVQPDGGDVA, translated from the coding sequence ATGGCCAACCGGAACCCGAAGATCAAGAGGCAGCCGACCACCCCCACCATGTCCTCCCGCGCGATGTACGGCGCCGAACTCCGCTTCAAGCGTGAGCAGGCCGGGCTCAGCCAGGAGGAATTGGGAGCCGCGCTGTTCCTCAGCCGCTCGCACATCGCTCGCTTCGAGTCAGGAAGCCGCCGCCTCCCGGTCGGCTGCGCGGAGGTCCTGGACGAACTCCTGGACGCGGGCGGCTTCTTCCAGCGCAACCTGGAGGCGGGCCGGGCCACCCCGTACCCCGAACACTTCGCGGACGTCGCGGAGTTGGAGACGCTTGCGTTGAGTATCCGCGAGTGGGAGCCGCTGGTGGTGCCCGGTCTTCTGCAGACCGAGGCGTACGCGCTGGCGGTCATCCGTGGCTGGGACCCCGTGCTGAACCACGCCGAGGTCAAGAAGCGGCTCGACGCCCGGGTGGACCGCGCCCGGCTCTTCGACAACGCGGACAAGCCGATGTACTGGGCGGTGCTGAACGAAGCCACGCTGCGCTGCCCGGTGGGCGGCCCGGAGGCGATGACCGAGCAACTCCGCCACCTCGCCGCGATGATCCGCCGCAACCGGGTCATCATTCAAGTGCTGCCATTCAGCGCGGGGTCACACGCTGGCATGGAAGGCGCGTTGCGGCTCATGTCCTTCGAGGACGACGCCCCGATGGCCTACCTCTCGGGCATGGACAGCGGCAGGTTGAGCGACGATCCGGCCGCCGTCAAGCGCTATTCGCTGGCATACGATCTCCTCGGAGCGGCGGCACGGTCGCCGGAAGCTTCCCTGAATCTCATCGAAGCGGTAGCCGAGGAGTACGAGCATGGAACTCAAGTACAGCCGGACGGCGGTGATGTGGCGTAA
- a CDS encoding alpha,alpha-trehalose-phosphate synthase (UDP-forming) → MVATRHAAPILVASNRGPVSYTLTENGELTSRRGGGGLVSGLSAIGPDAGAVWVCAALSDGDRAAVSRGVAEDGSRMIAVDPPVFEAAYNGIANSVLWFVHHMLYQTPLEPVFDEDFRTQWDAYRAYNAAFADALAEEAAEGAAVLVQDYHLSLVPAMLRARRPDLRVGHFSHTPWAPPDYFRLLPDDIAEELLAGILGADRAAFLTRRWADAFAAACVAVLGATLSPDGLEVTWRGRTTRLGVHGLGADGDFLRERAGRPDVAAQMEGLRAETGADRKLIVRVDRTELSKNIVRGLLAYRQLLAEHPEWRERVVHVAFAYPSRQDLEIYRDYTAEVSRVATEINAEFGTLSWTPVLLKVDDDFPRSLAAYRLADVALVNPIRDGMNLVAKEVPVVSDNGVALVLSREAGAFAELADDAITVNPYDIRATAAALLEGLTLAPEERADRTKRLAEAATALPPSKWFLDQLEALRG, encoded by the coding sequence ATGGTCGCAACGCGTCACGCCGCCCCCATCCTGGTCGCCTCCAACCGCGGCCCCGTCTCGTACACCCTCACCGAGAACGGCGAGCTGACCAGCAGACGCGGCGGCGGCGGCCTCGTATCGGGGCTCAGCGCGATCGGCCCGGACGCGGGCGCCGTATGGGTCTGCGCGGCCCTGTCCGACGGCGACCGGGCCGCCGTGAGCCGCGGCGTCGCCGAAGACGGCTCCCGCATGATCGCGGTCGACCCACCCGTCTTCGAGGCCGCCTACAACGGCATCGCCAACTCCGTGCTGTGGTTCGTGCACCACATGCTCTACCAGACCCCGCTGGAGCCGGTCTTCGACGAGGACTTCCGCACGCAGTGGGACGCCTACCGCGCCTACAACGCCGCCTTCGCCGACGCCCTGGCCGAGGAGGCCGCCGAGGGCGCCGCCGTACTCGTGCAGGACTACCACCTCTCCCTGGTCCCGGCGATGCTCCGCGCCCGCCGCCCCGACCTGCGGGTCGGCCACTTCTCACACACCCCCTGGGCACCGCCGGACTACTTCCGGCTGCTGCCGGACGACATCGCGGAGGAACTGCTCGCCGGCATCCTCGGCGCCGACCGGGCCGCCTTCCTGACCCGCCGCTGGGCGGACGCCTTCGCCGCGGCCTGCGTCGCCGTGCTGGGCGCCACGCTCTCCCCCGACGGCCTCGAAGTGACCTGGCGGGGCCGTACCACCCGGCTCGGCGTCCACGGCCTGGGCGCCGACGGGGACTTTCTGCGGGAGCGGGCCGGGCGCCCCGACGTGGCCGCCCAGATGGAAGGGCTGCGCGCCGAGACCGGCGCCGACCGCAAGCTGATCGTCCGGGTGGACCGTACCGAGCTCTCCAAGAACATCGTCCGCGGCCTCCTCGCGTACCGGCAGCTCCTGGCCGAGCACCCCGAGTGGCGGGAGCGCGTCGTCCATGTCGCCTTCGCGTACCCCTCCCGGCAGGACCTGGAGATCTACCGCGACTACACCGCCGAGGTCTCCCGGGTGGCCACCGAGATCAACGCGGAGTTCGGCACGCTGAGCTGGACCCCGGTGCTGCTGAAGGTCGACGACGACTTCCCGCGCTCGCTGGCCGCGTACCGCCTCGCCGACGTCGCCCTGGTCAACCCGATCCGCGACGGCATGAACCTGGTCGCCAAGGAGGTCCCGGTCGTCTCCGACAACGGCGTCGCCCTGGTCCTGTCCCGCGAGGCGGGCGCCTTCGCCGAACTCGCCGACGACGCGATCACCGTCAACCCGTACGACATCCGGGCCACCGCCGCGGCGCTGCTGGAAGGGCTCACCCTCGCACCCGAGGAGCGCGCCGACCGCACCAAACGCCTCGCGGAGGCCGCGACCGCCCTCCCCCCCTCGAAGTGGTTCCTCGACCAGCTCGAAGCCCTGCGCGGCTGA
- a CDS encoding MoaD/ThiS family protein, which produces MTASVRIPTILRTYTGGQAEVPAEGATLAEVITSLEKNHAGISARVLDDAGKLRRFVNVYVNDDDVRFSSGLETVVPDGASVSIIPAVAGG; this is translated from the coding sequence ATGACTGCTTCTGTTCGAATCCCGACCATTCTCCGTACCTACACCGGCGGCCAGGCCGAGGTGCCGGCCGAGGGCGCGACGCTGGCCGAGGTCATCACGTCGCTGGAGAAGAATCACGCCGGTATTTCGGCGCGGGTTCTCGACGACGCGGGAAAGCTGCGGCGTTTCGTGAACGTTTATGTGAACGACGACGATGTGCGTTTCTCGTCGGGGCTGGAGACGGTGGTGCCGGACGGCGCGAGTGTCTCGATCATTCCCGCGGTGGCGGGTGGCTGA